The window GACAATTCGTCGCTCTCTTTTTTATTGTCTAAATCATCAAGGGAGGTCCTTTACCATGAAATACGCGGTCACCGCGGCAACCGGCCGTTTTGGCCAGTTAGTCGTCAATCACCTACTAACTCGGGTGCCCTTTCGCGATATCGTGATTATTGCTCGTAATCTCGATAAAGCCCACCAGCTCTATCCCGCCTATTTAGACATCCGTCAGGGTGATTATGGCGATCCTGCCAGTTTACAAGCAGCGTTAACGGACGTTGACCGTGTCCTTTTGATTTCATCCCATCCGAATGAAGCGGTCCCGCGAATCACTCAACACAAAAACGTCGTCCAAGCCGCTGTCCAGAACCACGTGCACTGGCTTGGTTACACCAGTTTCTTTCACGCCGACCGCTGTCAGAATCCACTGGCCGCGGATCACTTGGCCACCGAACAATTCATTAACCAAACCAATTTGCCCCACTCCTTTCTACGGAACAATTGGTATCTAAACAACGAATTCCCAGCCCTTCAAGCAGCATTGCAGCAAAAAGACCCAATCGTAACGACGGCCGGCAAACAGAGCATTGGTTGGGCCGCAGAAAGCTATTACGCACAGGCGGCTGCCAATTTGTTGAGTAATCCCGAAGACGAATTAAAATCCAGTTACGAATTAACTGGCGTTTTCCATACTTACACAGAGTTAATCAAAGCCGTCCGGACCGTTACAGGTCAAGATGTCCAGTTACAACAGCTAACTCCAGCTGAATACCAAGCCTGGTTACAGCAGCAAAACTTAGACGCTGCCACCCAACAGTTCTTAATTAATTGCCAAGCTCTGATGCGTTCTGGTGCGTTAGGACCACAAGTAGCAAAACAAACGGTGGAAATGGGCATGAGTCACGAGACGATTGCAAAACGCCACGCTCAGTATCAGGACTTACCCCAAACGCTGAGCCGTCCTTTACCAAGCCTTACGGAACAAGTTCGAGACATGTTGACGCCGAAACCTGGTTATCTTTTATAGCCAAATATTAAAAAGGATCTTCCTGAAATTAGGAGGATCCTTTTGCATTTTATTCAGTTTTTCGTGACCAAATCAGAGCCACCGTAATAAACAGCACGGGACCGAGAATCATCCACATCGTGGTGGTCCACTGACCACTCATGACCGGAGCAACTAAAGTAAAGATAATCGCTGCTCCTACCGTCACTAGTACCACGATGGACGCTAACCGAGCCACCGCATAGCTCTTAAAGAACACGAAGGGATGGTCAATCCGCTTCTTCCGGAACTGCCAGAAAGCGTAAGCCACAAACAGATACGGCAGTGACATGGCTACGTTGGTCATAGAAACCACAAT of the Fructilactobacillus cliffordii genome contains:
- a CDS encoding NAD(P)H-binding protein translates to MKYAVTAATGRFGQLVVNHLLTRVPFRDIVIIARNLDKAHQLYPAYLDIRQGDYGDPASLQAALTDVDRVLLISSHPNEAVPRITQHKNVVQAAVQNHVHWLGYTSFFHADRCQNPLAADHLATEQFINQTNLPHSFLRNNWYLNNEFPALQAALQQKDPIVTTAGKQSIGWAAESYYAQAAANLLSNPEDELKSSYELTGVFHTYTELIKAVRTVTGQDVQLQQLTPAEYQAWLQQQNLDAATQQFLINCQALMRSGALGPQVAKQTVEMGMSHETIAKRHAQYQDLPQTLSRPLPSLTEQVRDMLTPKPGYLL